A genome region from Anopheles stephensi strain Indian chromosome 2, UCI_ANSTEP_V1.0, whole genome shotgun sequence includes the following:
- the LOC118505171 gene encoding uncharacterized protein LOC118505171 isoform X1: MMEGDINNFLFGQDDWPEEDFMSLLKMDDAMLFSGPSTNTACGSDELDDIMRTLNYSYSNETYLGEQQVTSPLSSHSSSDQEFHGFPNTTDGSSSGSLDGYFDEGYGVRMQDSPPMKQELINVDFDMVNVLEPGSPTEQGLLSSAASDSGLSSDHLDLDPNTEYEALSPGMSSPGPSISERGGQNSPPRYLKPVQRDVPMEVSPMVQQLGSQSLLSSQSANVTSQRTTQTTLPTAEKMVAKAIVTSINAPPQTMKTAAVSKISTATVYQQQTGGGVKALIAAGNAPKRIIATSSNGTPTSVPQQIVTNGKELKIIRMATMKNGQTVAVASGLTTTTGNSTTTPTSNKKVTLQLKNSAATSVKSTATVIPKNVVLTSSASAVGSNHAGGTGAVRKLIRMQQQTQQNGRQILVPVTIQDLRSIKIVSSTNMKSKSANIKLAAANMLQQSKQGLIQKNVVLSKDQLLVDDGPMSDAGPSSSDSESYVFEDIMQQSSSVIAEVERQQQQQQQQQQKSHHHHNLHHHHHHHHIISDSDVEPDGDDDGDDDDADLDEIGKGRNQNGTYQKLLLTAEEKRLLAKEGISLPTSYPLTKHEERELKRIRRKIRNKISAQDSRKRKKEYVDGLEERVKQCTEENQNLVKRIKILQSQNHDLVSQMKRIQSLLTKGTSKTTQPATCLMVLLISMALVAVPNLKLGNTATQQNIQDSIEMSELMQDPANEKLQHVQQSRRALLFDTKHESTPAAIAGEEELLNFDELMSSFNANALIANEHDYFGEADGRSGNEPPSAKRAKLMAAAPTTLIDYDVDDEVWNGGSKIRIKQEAGSMSPDSSSASELFEQKLPKTASGAPSPQVIVDRELFELVDGKQDDTGDALYDMHLLDSFSVVGGKGAGIGMNDGIDLLGVRADRPSVVSADSTADNANGARKLNASQQIQQQQQQQQQQQNNKRKLLL; the protein is encoded by the exons ATGATGGAGGGTGATATAAACAATTTTCTCTTCGGC CAGGATGATTGGCCGGAGGAGGATTTCATGAGCTTGCTGAAGATGGACGACGCGATGCTGTTCAGCGGGCCATCCACCAACACTGCCTGCGGTTCGGACGAGCTGGACGACATTATGCGCACCCTCAACTACAGCTACTCCAACGAGACGTATCTGGGCGAACAGCAGGTCACCTCCCCGCTCTCGTCCCACTCGTCCTCCGATCAGGAGTTCCACGGATTCCCGAACACAACCGACGGTAGCAGCAGTGGCTCGCTGGACGGCTACTTCGACGAAGGGTACGGCGTACGCATGCAGGACTCTCCGCCCATGAAGCAGGAGCTCATTAACGTGGACTTTGACATGGTAAATGTGCTGGAGCCGGGCAGTCCCACCGAGCAAGGCTTACTCTCGTCGGCCGCTTCCGACAGTGGCCTGTCGAGCGACCATCTTGATCT AGACCCGAACACGGAATATGAAGCACTTAGCCCCGGAATGTCTTCACCCGGTCCGTCCATCAGTGAGCGGGGTGGTCAGAATTCGCCTCCACGCTACCTGAAGCCGGTCCAGCGTGACGTGCCGATGGAAGTTTCTCCAATGGTTCAACAGCTTGGCTCGCAATCGCTTCTGTCCTCGCAGTCGGCGAACGTTACAAGTCAACGAACGACCCAAACCACCCTCCCAACGGCGGAAAAGATGGTCGCCAAAGCGATCGTAACCAGCATCAATGCGCCGCCGCAAACGATGAAGACGGCTGCGGTCAGCAAAATATCAACAGCTACCGTTTACCAACAACAGACCGGTGGAGGAGTAAAAGCGTTGATCGCTGCCGGGAACGCGCCCAAGCGGATTATCGCGACGAGCAGCAATGGAACGCCGACTTCCGTCCCACAGCAGATCGTCACCAACGGCAAAGAGCTGAAGATTATTCGTATGGCAACGATGAAGAACGGGCAGACGGTTGCCGTCGCTAGCGGACTCACGACCACCACCGGCAACAGCACGACCACCCCGACCAGCAACAAGAAAGTTACCCTGCAGCTGAAGAACTCCGCCGCCACCAGCGTAAAGTCCACGGCAACGGTCATCCCCAAGAATGTGGTGCTCACCTCGAGCGCATCGGCGGTCGGGAGCAACCATGCCGGCGGTACCGGCGCGGTTCGCAAGCTTATCCGCatgcagcagcaaacgcaacAGAACGGCCGGCAGATACTGGTGCCGGTAACGATCCAGGACCTGCGCTCGATCAAGATCGTCAGCTCGACCAACATGAAGAGCAAATCGGCCAACATTAAGCTGGCGGCCGCCAACATGCTGCAACAGTCCAAGCAAGGGCTAATACAGAAGAATGTGGTGCTGAGCAAGGACCAGCTGCTCGTGGACGATGGCCCCATGTCGGACGCCGGGCCGAGCTCGTCCGACTCGGAAAGCTACGTGTTTGAGGACATTATGCAGCAGAGCAGTTCGGTGATTGCGGAGGTCgagcgtcagcagcagcagcagcagcagcagcagcagaagagccaccatcatcataacctgcaccaccaccaccaccaccaccacatcaTCAGCGATTCGGACGTCGAGCCGGACGGGGACGATGATGGGGATGACGATGATGCCGACCTGGACGAGATTGGCAAGGGGCGCAACCAGAACGGAACGTACCagaagctgctgctgacggCGGAGGAGAAGCGGCTGCTGGCGAAGGAGGGCATCTCGCTGCCGACTAGCTACCCGCTGACGAAGCACGAGGAGCGCGAGCTGAAGCGCATCCGGAGGAAAATCCGCAACAAGATCTCGGCCCAGGACTCGCGCAAGCGCAAGAAGGAGTACGTGGACGGGTTGGAGGAAAG AGTGAAACAGTGCACGGAGGAGAACCAAAATTTGGTGAAACGAATCAAGATTCTGCAGAGCCAAAATCACGACCTCGTTAGCCAGATGAAGCGCATCCAGTCGCTGCTGACCAAGGGCACCAGCAAGACGACGCAGCCGGCCACCTGcctgatggtgctgctgatcAGCATGGCGCTGGTGGCCGTCCCGAACCTGAAGCTCGGCAACACCGCCACCCAGCAAAACATCCAGGACTCGATCGAGATGTCGGAGCTGATGCAGGACCCGGCCAACGAGAAGCTGCAGCACGTGCAGCAGAGCCGCCGTGCGTTACTGTTCGACACCAAGCACGAAAGCACGCCGGCCGCCATCGCCGGCGAGGAGGAGCTGCTTAACTTTGACGAGCTGATGTCCTCGTTCAACGCGAACGCGCTGATCGCGAACGAGCACGATTACTTCGGCGAGGCCGACGGACGCTCCGGCAACGAGCCACCGTCAGCGAAACGGGCCAAGCTGATGGCCGCCGCCCCGACCACGCTGATCGATTACGACGTGGATGACGAGGTGTGGAACGGTGGCAGCAAGATTCGCATCAAGCAGGAGGCGGGCTCAATGtcaccggacagcagcagtGCCAGTGAGCTGTTCGAGCAGAAGCTCCCCAAGACCGCCTCCGGTGCGCCGTCGCCGCAGGTGATCGTGGATCGCGAGCTGTTCGAGCTGGTCGATGGCAAGCAGGACGATACCGGCGACGCGCTGTACGACATGCATCTGCTCGACTCGTTCTCGGTGGTTGGCGGTAAGGGTGCGGGGATCGGGATGAACGACGGTATCGATCTGCTCGGTGTGCGTGCGGATCGTCCCTCCGTCGTGAGTGCCGATTCGACCGCCGACAACGCGAACGGTGCGCGGAAGCTGAACGCTTCCCAGcagatccagcagcagcagcagcagcagcagcagcagcaaaacaacaagcgTAAACTGCTGCTGTAG
- the LOC118505171 gene encoding uncharacterized protein LOC118505171 isoform X2 gives MMEGDINNFLFGDDWPEEDFMSLLKMDDAMLFSGPSTNTACGSDELDDIMRTLNYSYSNETYLGEQQVTSPLSSHSSSDQEFHGFPNTTDGSSSGSLDGYFDEGYGVRMQDSPPMKQELINVDFDMVNVLEPGSPTEQGLLSSAASDSGLSSDHLDLDPNTEYEALSPGMSSPGPSISERGGQNSPPRYLKPVQRDVPMEVSPMVQQLGSQSLLSSQSANVTSQRTTQTTLPTAEKMVAKAIVTSINAPPQTMKTAAVSKISTATVYQQQTGGGVKALIAAGNAPKRIIATSSNGTPTSVPQQIVTNGKELKIIRMATMKNGQTVAVASGLTTTTGNSTTTPTSNKKVTLQLKNSAATSVKSTATVIPKNVVLTSSASAVGSNHAGGTGAVRKLIRMQQQTQQNGRQILVPVTIQDLRSIKIVSSTNMKSKSANIKLAAANMLQQSKQGLIQKNVVLSKDQLLVDDGPMSDAGPSSSDSESYVFEDIMQQSSSVIAEVERQQQQQQQQQQKSHHHHNLHHHHHHHHIISDSDVEPDGDDDGDDDDADLDEIGKGRNQNGTYQKLLLTAEEKRLLAKEGISLPTSYPLTKHEERELKRIRRKIRNKISAQDSRKRKKEYVDGLEERVKQCTEENQNLVKRIKILQSQNHDLVSQMKRIQSLLTKGTSKTTQPATCLMVLLISMALVAVPNLKLGNTATQQNIQDSIEMSELMQDPANEKLQHVQQSRRALLFDTKHESTPAAIAGEEELLNFDELMSSFNANALIANEHDYFGEADGRSGNEPPSAKRAKLMAAAPTTLIDYDVDDEVWNGGSKIRIKQEAGSMSPDSSSASELFEQKLPKTASGAPSPQVIVDRELFELVDGKQDDTGDALYDMHLLDSFSVVGGKGAGIGMNDGIDLLGVRADRPSVVSADSTADNANGARKLNASQQIQQQQQQQQQQQNNKRKLLL, from the exons ATGATGGAGGGTGATATAAACAATTTTCTCTTCGGC GATGATTGGCCGGAGGAGGATTTCATGAGCTTGCTGAAGATGGACGACGCGATGCTGTTCAGCGGGCCATCCACCAACACTGCCTGCGGTTCGGACGAGCTGGACGACATTATGCGCACCCTCAACTACAGCTACTCCAACGAGACGTATCTGGGCGAACAGCAGGTCACCTCCCCGCTCTCGTCCCACTCGTCCTCCGATCAGGAGTTCCACGGATTCCCGAACACAACCGACGGTAGCAGCAGTGGCTCGCTGGACGGCTACTTCGACGAAGGGTACGGCGTACGCATGCAGGACTCTCCGCCCATGAAGCAGGAGCTCATTAACGTGGACTTTGACATGGTAAATGTGCTGGAGCCGGGCAGTCCCACCGAGCAAGGCTTACTCTCGTCGGCCGCTTCCGACAGTGGCCTGTCGAGCGACCATCTTGATCT AGACCCGAACACGGAATATGAAGCACTTAGCCCCGGAATGTCTTCACCCGGTCCGTCCATCAGTGAGCGGGGTGGTCAGAATTCGCCTCCACGCTACCTGAAGCCGGTCCAGCGTGACGTGCCGATGGAAGTTTCTCCAATGGTTCAACAGCTTGGCTCGCAATCGCTTCTGTCCTCGCAGTCGGCGAACGTTACAAGTCAACGAACGACCCAAACCACCCTCCCAACGGCGGAAAAGATGGTCGCCAAAGCGATCGTAACCAGCATCAATGCGCCGCCGCAAACGATGAAGACGGCTGCGGTCAGCAAAATATCAACAGCTACCGTTTACCAACAACAGACCGGTGGAGGAGTAAAAGCGTTGATCGCTGCCGGGAACGCGCCCAAGCGGATTATCGCGACGAGCAGCAATGGAACGCCGACTTCCGTCCCACAGCAGATCGTCACCAACGGCAAAGAGCTGAAGATTATTCGTATGGCAACGATGAAGAACGGGCAGACGGTTGCCGTCGCTAGCGGACTCACGACCACCACCGGCAACAGCACGACCACCCCGACCAGCAACAAGAAAGTTACCCTGCAGCTGAAGAACTCCGCCGCCACCAGCGTAAAGTCCACGGCAACGGTCATCCCCAAGAATGTGGTGCTCACCTCGAGCGCATCGGCGGTCGGGAGCAACCATGCCGGCGGTACCGGCGCGGTTCGCAAGCTTATCCGCatgcagcagcaaacgcaacAGAACGGCCGGCAGATACTGGTGCCGGTAACGATCCAGGACCTGCGCTCGATCAAGATCGTCAGCTCGACCAACATGAAGAGCAAATCGGCCAACATTAAGCTGGCGGCCGCCAACATGCTGCAACAGTCCAAGCAAGGGCTAATACAGAAGAATGTGGTGCTGAGCAAGGACCAGCTGCTCGTGGACGATGGCCCCATGTCGGACGCCGGGCCGAGCTCGTCCGACTCGGAAAGCTACGTGTTTGAGGACATTATGCAGCAGAGCAGTTCGGTGATTGCGGAGGTCgagcgtcagcagcagcagcagcagcagcagcagcagaagagccaccatcatcataacctgcaccaccaccaccaccaccaccacatcaTCAGCGATTCGGACGTCGAGCCGGACGGGGACGATGATGGGGATGACGATGATGCCGACCTGGACGAGATTGGCAAGGGGCGCAACCAGAACGGAACGTACCagaagctgctgctgacggCGGAGGAGAAGCGGCTGCTGGCGAAGGAGGGCATCTCGCTGCCGACTAGCTACCCGCTGACGAAGCACGAGGAGCGCGAGCTGAAGCGCATCCGGAGGAAAATCCGCAACAAGATCTCGGCCCAGGACTCGCGCAAGCGCAAGAAGGAGTACGTGGACGGGTTGGAGGAAAG AGTGAAACAGTGCACGGAGGAGAACCAAAATTTGGTGAAACGAATCAAGATTCTGCAGAGCCAAAATCACGACCTCGTTAGCCAGATGAAGCGCATCCAGTCGCTGCTGACCAAGGGCACCAGCAAGACGACGCAGCCGGCCACCTGcctgatggtgctgctgatcAGCATGGCGCTGGTGGCCGTCCCGAACCTGAAGCTCGGCAACACCGCCACCCAGCAAAACATCCAGGACTCGATCGAGATGTCGGAGCTGATGCAGGACCCGGCCAACGAGAAGCTGCAGCACGTGCAGCAGAGCCGCCGTGCGTTACTGTTCGACACCAAGCACGAAAGCACGCCGGCCGCCATCGCCGGCGAGGAGGAGCTGCTTAACTTTGACGAGCTGATGTCCTCGTTCAACGCGAACGCGCTGATCGCGAACGAGCACGATTACTTCGGCGAGGCCGACGGACGCTCCGGCAACGAGCCACCGTCAGCGAAACGGGCCAAGCTGATGGCCGCCGCCCCGACCACGCTGATCGATTACGACGTGGATGACGAGGTGTGGAACGGTGGCAGCAAGATTCGCATCAAGCAGGAGGCGGGCTCAATGtcaccggacagcagcagtGCCAGTGAGCTGTTCGAGCAGAAGCTCCCCAAGACCGCCTCCGGTGCGCCGTCGCCGCAGGTGATCGTGGATCGCGAGCTGTTCGAGCTGGTCGATGGCAAGCAGGACGATACCGGCGACGCGCTGTACGACATGCATCTGCTCGACTCGTTCTCGGTGGTTGGCGGTAAGGGTGCGGGGATCGGGATGAACGACGGTATCGATCTGCTCGGTGTGCGTGCGGATCGTCCCTCCGTCGTGAGTGCCGATTCGACCGCCGACAACGCGAACGGTGCGCGGAAGCTGAACGCTTCCCAGcagatccagcagcagcagcagcagcagcagcagcagcaaaacaacaagcgTAAACTGCTGCTGTAG
- the LOC118505171 gene encoding uncharacterized protein LOC118505171 isoform X3: MSLAEDNNYLQDDWPEEDFMSLLKMDDAMLFSGPSTNTACGSDELDDIMRTLNYSYSNETYLGEQQVTSPLSSHSSSDQEFHGFPNTTDGSSSGSLDGYFDEGYGVRMQDSPPMKQELINVDFDMVNVLEPGSPTEQGLLSSAASDSGLSSDHLDLDPNTEYEALSPGMSSPGPSISERGGQNSPPRYLKPVQRDVPMEVSPMVQQLGSQSLLSSQSANVTSQRTTQTTLPTAEKMVAKAIVTSINAPPQTMKTAAVSKISTATVYQQQTGGGVKALIAAGNAPKRIIATSSNGTPTSVPQQIVTNGKELKIIRMATMKNGQTVAVASGLTTTTGNSTTTPTSNKKVTLQLKNSAATSVKSTATVIPKNVVLTSSASAVGSNHAGGTGAVRKLIRMQQQTQQNGRQILVPVTIQDLRSIKIVSSTNMKSKSANIKLAAANMLQQSKQGLIQKNVVLSKDQLLVDDGPMSDAGPSSSDSESYVFEDIMQQSSSVIAEVERQQQQQQQQQQKSHHHHNLHHHHHHHHIISDSDVEPDGDDDGDDDDADLDEIGKGRNQNGTYQKLLLTAEEKRLLAKEGISLPTSYPLTKHEERELKRIRRKIRNKISAQDSRKRKKEYVDGLEERVKQCTEENQNLVKRIKILQSQNHDLVSQMKRIQSLLTKGTSKTTQPATCLMVLLISMALVAVPNLKLGNTATQQNIQDSIEMSELMQDPANEKLQHVQQSRRALLFDTKHESTPAAIAGEEELLNFDELMSSFNANALIANEHDYFGEADGRSGNEPPSAKRAKLMAAAPTTLIDYDVDDEVWNGGSKIRIKQEAGSMSPDSSSASELFEQKLPKTASGAPSPQVIVDRELFELVDGKQDDTGDALYDMHLLDSFSVVGGKGAGIGMNDGIDLLGVRADRPSVVSADSTADNANGARKLNASQQIQQQQQQQQQQQNNKRKLLL; encoded by the exons CAGGATGATTGGCCGGAGGAGGATTTCATGAGCTTGCTGAAGATGGACGACGCGATGCTGTTCAGCGGGCCATCCACCAACACTGCCTGCGGTTCGGACGAGCTGGACGACATTATGCGCACCCTCAACTACAGCTACTCCAACGAGACGTATCTGGGCGAACAGCAGGTCACCTCCCCGCTCTCGTCCCACTCGTCCTCCGATCAGGAGTTCCACGGATTCCCGAACACAACCGACGGTAGCAGCAGTGGCTCGCTGGACGGCTACTTCGACGAAGGGTACGGCGTACGCATGCAGGACTCTCCGCCCATGAAGCAGGAGCTCATTAACGTGGACTTTGACATGGTAAATGTGCTGGAGCCGGGCAGTCCCACCGAGCAAGGCTTACTCTCGTCGGCCGCTTCCGACAGTGGCCTGTCGAGCGACCATCTTGATCT AGACCCGAACACGGAATATGAAGCACTTAGCCCCGGAATGTCTTCACCCGGTCCGTCCATCAGTGAGCGGGGTGGTCAGAATTCGCCTCCACGCTACCTGAAGCCGGTCCAGCGTGACGTGCCGATGGAAGTTTCTCCAATGGTTCAACAGCTTGGCTCGCAATCGCTTCTGTCCTCGCAGTCGGCGAACGTTACAAGTCAACGAACGACCCAAACCACCCTCCCAACGGCGGAAAAGATGGTCGCCAAAGCGATCGTAACCAGCATCAATGCGCCGCCGCAAACGATGAAGACGGCTGCGGTCAGCAAAATATCAACAGCTACCGTTTACCAACAACAGACCGGTGGAGGAGTAAAAGCGTTGATCGCTGCCGGGAACGCGCCCAAGCGGATTATCGCGACGAGCAGCAATGGAACGCCGACTTCCGTCCCACAGCAGATCGTCACCAACGGCAAAGAGCTGAAGATTATTCGTATGGCAACGATGAAGAACGGGCAGACGGTTGCCGTCGCTAGCGGACTCACGACCACCACCGGCAACAGCACGACCACCCCGACCAGCAACAAGAAAGTTACCCTGCAGCTGAAGAACTCCGCCGCCACCAGCGTAAAGTCCACGGCAACGGTCATCCCCAAGAATGTGGTGCTCACCTCGAGCGCATCGGCGGTCGGGAGCAACCATGCCGGCGGTACCGGCGCGGTTCGCAAGCTTATCCGCatgcagcagcaaacgcaacAGAACGGCCGGCAGATACTGGTGCCGGTAACGATCCAGGACCTGCGCTCGATCAAGATCGTCAGCTCGACCAACATGAAGAGCAAATCGGCCAACATTAAGCTGGCGGCCGCCAACATGCTGCAACAGTCCAAGCAAGGGCTAATACAGAAGAATGTGGTGCTGAGCAAGGACCAGCTGCTCGTGGACGATGGCCCCATGTCGGACGCCGGGCCGAGCTCGTCCGACTCGGAAAGCTACGTGTTTGAGGACATTATGCAGCAGAGCAGTTCGGTGATTGCGGAGGTCgagcgtcagcagcagcagcagcagcagcagcagcagaagagccaccatcatcataacctgcaccaccaccaccaccaccaccacatcaTCAGCGATTCGGACGTCGAGCCGGACGGGGACGATGATGGGGATGACGATGATGCCGACCTGGACGAGATTGGCAAGGGGCGCAACCAGAACGGAACGTACCagaagctgctgctgacggCGGAGGAGAAGCGGCTGCTGGCGAAGGAGGGCATCTCGCTGCCGACTAGCTACCCGCTGACGAAGCACGAGGAGCGCGAGCTGAAGCGCATCCGGAGGAAAATCCGCAACAAGATCTCGGCCCAGGACTCGCGCAAGCGCAAGAAGGAGTACGTGGACGGGTTGGAGGAAAG AGTGAAACAGTGCACGGAGGAGAACCAAAATTTGGTGAAACGAATCAAGATTCTGCAGAGCCAAAATCACGACCTCGTTAGCCAGATGAAGCGCATCCAGTCGCTGCTGACCAAGGGCACCAGCAAGACGACGCAGCCGGCCACCTGcctgatggtgctgctgatcAGCATGGCGCTGGTGGCCGTCCCGAACCTGAAGCTCGGCAACACCGCCACCCAGCAAAACATCCAGGACTCGATCGAGATGTCGGAGCTGATGCAGGACCCGGCCAACGAGAAGCTGCAGCACGTGCAGCAGAGCCGCCGTGCGTTACTGTTCGACACCAAGCACGAAAGCACGCCGGCCGCCATCGCCGGCGAGGAGGAGCTGCTTAACTTTGACGAGCTGATGTCCTCGTTCAACGCGAACGCGCTGATCGCGAACGAGCACGATTACTTCGGCGAGGCCGACGGACGCTCCGGCAACGAGCCACCGTCAGCGAAACGGGCCAAGCTGATGGCCGCCGCCCCGACCACGCTGATCGATTACGACGTGGATGACGAGGTGTGGAACGGTGGCAGCAAGATTCGCATCAAGCAGGAGGCGGGCTCAATGtcaccggacagcagcagtGCCAGTGAGCTGTTCGAGCAGAAGCTCCCCAAGACCGCCTCCGGTGCGCCGTCGCCGCAGGTGATCGTGGATCGCGAGCTGTTCGAGCTGGTCGATGGCAAGCAGGACGATACCGGCGACGCGCTGTACGACATGCATCTGCTCGACTCGTTCTCGGTGGTTGGCGGTAAGGGTGCGGGGATCGGGATGAACGACGGTATCGATCTGCTCGGTGTGCGTGCGGATCGTCCCTCCGTCGTGAGTGCCGATTCGACCGCCGACAACGCGAACGGTGCGCGGAAGCTGAACGCTTCCCAGcagatccagcagcagcagcagcagcagcagcagcagcaaaacaacaagcgTAAACTGCTGCTGTAG